The DNA window GAACAGGAACGGATACAGCTCTTCCCAGAACGTCTCGTCCTCGAACCACTCCCGCATTGCCGTCCTCCTGACTCTGAATCGTCCACGTACAAGTAAGGCTTATTCAGTACTCCTCACACCAGCGTGGCCCGCATCACCGTCACCGCCTGACCCGCGATGCGGACCCTGTCGCCGTCGACGCGGACGCGCAACTCCCCACCGCGTGCTGACACCTGGCGCGCGGCAAGCTCGGCCTTGCCGAGGCGTTCCATCCAGTACGGACCGAGCGCGCAGTGGGCCGAGCCGGTCACGGGGTCTTCGTCGACGCCCGTTGCAGGGGCGAAGAAGCGCGACACGAAGTCGCACTCGGGGCTGTCGGACCGGCTCGTTACCATGACGCCCCGGGTGTCCACTTGAGCAAGTGTGCCCATGTTTGGCGCGGCCGCGCGCACCTCTGCCTCAGTGGACAGTTCCACCAGGTAGTCGAAAATGCTCTTGCCGACGAACACTGCGGACTCATTGAACGCCTCGAGGAGCCCTGCCGGTGGCTCGCACTGACTCACAGGCGTCGCCGGGAAGTCCAGCTCCATCCAATCGCCGTCGCGCTTCGCCGATAGCAGGCCGCTCTTTGTGTGAAATCTGAGAGTCCCTTCGCGATTTGCCTCGCCTGTTTCCCACAGCACGTGCGCGCTGGCGAGGGTCGCATGGCCGCACAGGTACACTTCCACCAGCGGCGTGAACCAGCGCAGTTGGTAGCCGTCGTCGCTGCCCACGAGGAACGCCGTCTCCGACAGGTTCATCTCGCGTGCCACGTCCTGCATCCACTGCTCCGAAGCCGGCTCAGCCAGCACGCACACGGCGGCCGGATTGCCGGCGAACGGTGTCTTGGTAAAGGCGTCGACTTGATAGATGTCCTGGCTCAAATTCATGTCTCCTCGCGCTGTTGTTAAGTTTGGCGCCCCAACTTACCTATATGAACCCCCGCTGAGTGTCTACGATACCCCAGCTTACATGCACAGATTACCCTCTGGGGATGAGACCTTGAACCAATCTAACATCGTTCCCGGAATGCGCTACCGCGACGCCCACGCTGCCATCGACTGGCTCTGCGATGTCTTGGGATTCGAGCGACACCTCGTCGTCCCTGATGGCACAGGCGGAGTCGCCCACGCGCAGCTTACGCTCGGCAGCGGCATGATCATGCTCGGTTCCGAGCGTGAGAACGACGAAGGCGCAGTAGTCGCGCCCACACCGACCGGAGACCTCACCCAGAGCGCCTACATCGTCGTCGAGGACATCGAAGTCTCCTACCAGCGCGTTAAAGACGCCGGAGCCAACATCGTCATGGAACTGGAGGAGCAGTCATACGGCGGTAGCCTCTTCGCGGTCCGCGACCCAGAGGGCCAGCTCTGGAACGTCGGCTCCTACGACCCATGGGCGGAGCACGAGGGTGACTGATTAGTTGGGATCCTCAATCTCTCTAGGCTGTTTCACCCGTGTAGAACGCGGTCGTACTTCGCACCGCCGCGGTCGCAGCACCGGGGTCCGTTCCAGCCGCGACCGCCGCCTGCCCCCACGCTTGGCTGCTGCCTGTGATGAACGCCTTTCCATCCGGAGAAGTGACGAATTCCATCTCGTCAGGCTTTGGCTCGTTCGGATGCTCAAGATGGAGTGCCAGTCCGGCTAGAGCCAGTTCCCAGCCGACGCCGACCGCACCCGGCCCGTACTCGTCCCAGTGCGGCGACAGGTGTGCGGTGTGCGTCACCGAGAGCTGCGGCGACCCCGATTCTCCGTCTGAGAAACGCAACTCCACCCAGCTTACGTCCCCGGCGAACTCCCACGTCACCGAAATGCGCGACAGCGGTTCGCACTCGGTGATTACGCCGCCCGCATTGCCCTCCAGTTGGTAGCGACCGCCGAGTTCGAGCTCGCCGCTGATCGGCATTGCCCAGCGTGGAATACGATCGCCGTTCGTAACGGCGTCCCACAGGTCGTCGACGGTCGCGGTGAGGCTACGAGAAATAGTGACGGCGCTGGCGGGACGTCCGTCACGCTCGAGCAACGATACGGAACGCTCAGTGGCGCCAAGGTGACTTTCGAAATCGAAATTCATAGTTTCTCCTTGATTCTTTTGTGGCATCGCAAAAGCTGTGCGACTAATGGACAATGTCTACGGAGCAAGGGATTACAATGGTACGCGCATCACTGCTAGAGGATTGCGCGGCGCATAGTTAGCGGATACAGGGGTTTAGCATGAGTCAATTAATTAGAGGACGGAAAAATTCTATGCGTTCATACTTGGCCATTATATCCGTTGCACTGTTCACGGCGATCTTAGCAGTAGCCTGCACCCAGGCTGGCGATGATGCCGGAGAGTCGAGACTTGCGCTGGTAGAAGACCGGGGCAAGGTGGTCTGCGCGACCCTGGACGACACTCCCGGCTTCGGCTTCCTCGATGAGAACGGCAACCACCTGGGATTCGATATAGATCTCTGCCGCGCCGTTGCGGCTGCAACCCTGGGCGACGCAAACGCAGTCGAGCTTCGCACCATCGACGCCGCCGAGCGTGGCCCCGTCATGCAGGCCGGAGAGGTAGACTTGCTCGTCTTCGTGACCACGTGGACCAGCTCGCGCGATGCCGCGTGGGGCGACTTCGTGCCAACGATTTTCTACGATGGTCAGGGCTTCCTGGTGCCCACGCGCCTGGGAGTGCCGAGTGCGAGCGAACTGGGTGGAGCCTCCGTCTGCACGGTATCCGGCACGACCAGCGAGCTGAACATGGAGGACTTCTTCCGGCAGAACCAGATGGAGTACTCCCCAGTCATCTTCGAGAACTTCGATCTTGCTCTCGATGCCTACACGAACAGTAGCTGTGATGTCCTCACGACCGACCGCTCCACGCTCGCCGCTCTCAGGACCAGCCTCCCTGCACCTAGTGAGCATGTGATTCTGCCTGAGATCATCTCTGAGGAGCCGCTTACCCCTCTCGTTCCCCACGGCGACAGCCAGTGGTTCGACATCGTCAAAACCACGATGGCCATCCTGATCCAGGGCGAGGCGTTGGGGGTCAACTCCGGGAACGTCTCTGAGCTTGCTGCCGGCAACAACGTGAAGGTAAAGCGCTTGCTCGGCACCGAAGGCGCATGGGGCCAGTCAGACCTGGGCCTGGAGACCACCGTAGCCCAGACGTCATATCCCAGGTCGGCAACTACGGCGAGATCTACGAACGCCATCTAGGTTCGAACGGAATCGGACTGCCAAGAGAGGGCGGCAGAAACGCCCTCTGGTCCGGCGCCCCCTGCACCGACTGCCCCAAAGGAGGCCAGATCTACGCCCCACCTCTGAGGTAACCGGTTTAGCACCTTAGAAAGCTGCCCCGATACGCAGGATTGGAAACCAACGGCCCCCTCTCCCTCAGGGAGAGGGTTGGGGTGAGGGTGAGAACCCTGCCCACCAACCTGGCTCACTATCGCAAGATACCTCGACGCGCACACCACCCAAATGCCCAGGATAGGGTAAACTTCCCCACAGACCCACAAAGGAGAAGCACCATGACCGAAAAGCTGGTACAGGGCGACCGATTTCCCAAGATCGAACTGGACCTGATAGACGGCTCGACCATGTCGCTGCCCGGAGATATCCCCGGACGCTACCTCGCGCTGCTGTTCTACAGGGGCGAGTGGTGACCGTACTGCAGGCGGCAGTTGGCCACCTACCAGAAGAGCCTCGAAGAGCTTGACGAGATGGGATTGAGAGGACCGTGAAACCGCTGCGAAGATGGCCGAGGAAGTAGGCCTAACCTTCCCGATAGCCTACGGAGTCACCGAAGAGAGCGTGGCAGCCCTCGCCCCGTGGTGGACCGAGGACAAGGCCCACGGTCGCTACCTCCAGCCGATGGAGTTTCTCGTTGGTCGCGGAGTCGTCTTCGGCTCCATGTACGCCTCAGGCCCAATCGGCCGGATGGGAGTCAGGCAGGCGATGGCGTTCATCAAGCATCGGGAAAGCAGACAGCGACAGGCCTCTGCCGCTGGGGATTCCTGAACAGCAGCCAGCTTTGAGAGCGCTTAAGCGCCGATAGACACGCCCCCTCTGGCGTCCCTAACATGCTGGGACAATAATTACCCAGCAAGGGGGCGCTTCAATTGGAAGACCAGACCTGGTTCAGGGGCAACCTTCACACTCACACGACCGAGTCCGACGGGGACGCGGAGCCGGAAGTCGTAGCTGCTTGGTACAAGGACCACGGCTACGACTTTCTCGTGCTGTCGGAACACAATCACCTCTTCCTCCTCGATTACGGCAGCGGACGTGATAGCTCCTCATGCCCCCTGATGATTCCGGGGGAGGAGGTCACGATTCCGACAGACCATAGCGACGTCATCCCTGTTCACCTGGGCGCCATCGGAATTGACCGCCTCGTCGAACCGGTCTACGGCGATGACGTAGCCGCTACTCTCCAGCTGAACATAGACGCAATCCGCGATGCCGGTGGCATATCCTGCATCAACCACCCCAGCTGGAAGTGGGCGTTCGATCACGAGGCTATCCTGAAGACGCACGGCGCCAGCCTCATGGAAGTCTTCAACGCCGCCAACGACTGCAACAACTTCCCCATGCCCGTGCCCGGCTTCCTCTCTCCCACCGAGATCTGGGACAACGTCCTGAGCGCCGGAATGCCGATCTTCGGAGTCGCGTCCGACGACTCGCACCACTATCACGACTTCGCTCTCGACAAGGACAACCCCGGACGCGGCTGGGTGATGGTCGAGTCCGAAGCTCTGGAGACCGACGCCCTCGTCGAGGTGATGGCAGACGGCAGGTTCTACTCATCAACCGGCGTCTTCCTGGCCGAACTACAGTCGTCGGCTGACGAAGTCTCCCTGAAGGTCCGGCAGAGAAAAGACTCCCTCTTCCTGACAAGGTTCATAGGCAGAGACGGCACCGTCCACGATGAGCGGATGGGCAACGAAGTCGCCTACCCCCCACCGGCGACGAGGGCTACATCCGCGCCCACGTGACCTCCTCCAACGGCCACCAGGCTTGGACCCAGCCCGTATTTCTGACCTAGCAGACCTTCGTAAGACTCATTCAACCTGCCCCCTCTCCATTGGTGGGCTGAGAGGGGTAGGTAAACTGGCAATTCGTTCGTCCTGAGCTTGTCGAAGGACATCCCCATCCCCTGGATTCCGGCCGGTTTATGAATATCTACCCCCTCTCCCTCGATGGGAGAGGGTTGGAGCCTGCCCCGTACTTGATACGGGGGTGAGGGTGAAAAGCACGGACACCGCCCACTCAGTCTTGGGACACTGTCGCCCCTCTCCTCTAATGGGCTGACAGAGATAGGTAAACCGACAATTCGTTCATCCTGAGCTTGTCGAAGGACACGCCCACCCCCTGGATTCCGGGTTTCGCCAGAATGACGGTTTGTGAGTATCCACACGCCTACCCACCCCTTATCCCAAGATAAATCCCCCTAACTTTTCCACAGCCAGACCGTTACCTTATTTGGGTATCAACAGCCAACTGCGTGTAAGGAATAGGAATGACCGCACTGTCGAAAGTCTTGGAAAGTCTCAGGTCGTGGAAGTTGTGGGTCGGTGTGGTCGTTCTGGTCGCGGTAGCCGGAGGCGGCTATTACGGCTACGGAGTCTGGACCGACTCGAGTGCCGAGGAAGAAGATGGACAGACACAGCTCGTCCCTGTCACGCGCGGCGACCTCGTTAACGACGTCAGCGTGACCGGAACTCTGACGTACACGACTCGCGAGACGCTTACATTCGCCCAGCAGGGGACAGTCTCCGATGTCATCGTATCTGAAGGCGACATTGTGTCTGCCGGCGACCCGCTCGCAGTCCTGGACGCTGAGACCGTTGCGAACCTCGAGAAGGCCATAGCCCAGGCGCGGGTCGACGTCCGCGCCGCCGAAGACGCGCTCGAAGACGCCAGGAGCCCATACACGGCTGTGCAGATCGCCCAGGCCAAGTCTGACGAGGTGGATGCCCGGCAGGCCCTCCAGGATGCCCAGGAGGAGCTGAGTGATCTCGGAGTCGTCGCAGCCGACCAGTTGGCGCAGGCCAGGCTGGACATCCTGAATGCCCAGGCCGACCTAGAGACTGCCATAGAGAACAAGGCCACGCTGGCCACTCCAACGAACGAGGACGTCGTGAGGGCTAAGGCCGACGTTACGGCAGCCCGCGTGGCGCTGCAGGACGCCGAAGACGCCCTCGACACGCTGCTGAACCCTGACAGCGATGAGATCGGCGACCGCATAGCCGAGCTTCAGTCCGACATCGACTCAGCCGAGCAGACGCTGGTCACCGAAAGGCTCGACCTCGAAGCCGCAGAGCGCAATGCCGAGGACCGGATTCAGCCCGTCGCAGAAGATCTCGACACGGGCCAGGCCGACTACAACGACCTCTTCGTAAAGTGGCTCGGCATGAGCCCAGCTCCTGATTTGGGAGAGTCCCCCGAGGCCATCTTCGCGGCACATGACATCGACTTGGAGACCGTCTTCGAGGGGCCCCGCACTGAGGAGATGCAGCAGCAGTTCTTCAGGGGCGAACTGAGCGACGATCCGGAAACTCCCTGGGACGAACTGATCGTGATGTCCTGGGTGGCGCTCTATCTCGGCGAGATTCTCGTGGACTGTGAGTCTGACGATTCCGTCCCCAATCGCTACTGTGTCACCGGTGAGTTCGACGATGCCTATGAGGCCATCGTTGAGCTGACTGATGACCTTCAGACTGTCGAGGCTGAGGAGTCAGAGAAGATCTGGGATGCGACAGTCGCCCTCAGCAATGCCGAAGACACTCTCAAACTCCGCCAGCAGGACCTGGAAGACTACCTCGCCGAGATCGACGAGGAGCTGGACTCCCTGGAGATTGAGTCCGCCCAGGCAGCGGTTGTGACCGCCGAGGTGGACCTGCTCGATGCCGAGACTGCACTGGCGGAGCTCATGCAGCCCGCTGAGCTCGACATTGGTCTTACCGACCGCGAGATCGAGCTCGCCCAGGCCATGCTGGCAGATGCCGAAGAGGCCCTCGCCGCGCTTCTCGAGGACCCTGACCCAATCGACCTGCTCGTCAAACAGGCCGCAGTGAACCTCGCGCTTGAGTCCCTGGCAGAAGCCGAGTCGACGCTCGAGGAGTACAACACCATCGACCAGTTGGACATCGAACTCAGACAGGCCGAGGTGGTGGCGGCGCAGGCGTCTCTTGAGACGGCGGTCGTCAACCTTGAAAGCGCCACTCTTCGCGCTCCATTCGACGGCATCGTTGTTGTCCTGAACATCGAGTCCGGTCAGCAGGTCAACGCCAACACAGAGGCCGTCGAGATTGCTGATCCGTCAGTCGTCGAAGTCAGCGGATCAGTCGACGAGATCGATGTCCTGTTCCTGCAGGAGGGAGCGCGCGCGGCCGTCAACCTGGAGGCTCTCGGAACGCAGACGCTGCCCGGGACCGTCTCCTCCATTGCCACCGTCGGCACCTCTCAGCAGGGCGTCGTGACCTACCCGGTGACCATCCGGGTGGAGTCCTCGGCAAACAACCAGCTTCCCGAGGGGCTGAGCGCCACTGCACAGGTGGTTATTCGCGAGCAGACCGACTCGCTGCTGATACCCTTGCAGGCGCTCTACGGCTCGGTGCAGGCCCCGATTGTCAGAGTGGTGAACGGCGACAGCACTGTCGACAGGCAGGTCTCGCTCGGCATTAGCGACGACTTCTGGATCGTGGTCGAGGACGGCCTGGCTGAGGGCGAGTTCATCAGCATGGAAGTGGTCGGCAGCTCCACGAGCCAGTTCGGAGGAATCGGAGCCACGTTCCGCGCCGTAGGAGGATTCGGCGGTCCAGGAGGAAGGGGAGGAGGCGGTCCGCCGAGAAACTGATCGGCTAGCCCAAATCTACCAATGTCACCACTACAGACAATTAGGACAGCCATCGCCTCCCTTGAGGCCAACAAGCTCCGCGCAGGACTCGCGCTGCTGGGCATCGTCATTGGTGTCACTGCCGTCATCACGCTCATGTCGATCGGACGCGGCGCAACCCAGCAGATCACCGGGATCATCCAGGGTCTGGGTACCAACCTCCTGTTCGTACAGCCTGAGGGAGACGACGCGCAGCTTACCCTTGGCGATGCCGACGCTCTGGTTGACCCTCTGTTCGCCCCGACCGTAGTTGCCGCCGCGCCCGAAATCCGCAGCTTCGCGACACTCGCTGCCGGCCGGGATAACACCTCGGCCCAGGTGGTCGGTGTGACCCCCGAGTACCTCGGCGCCCGCGGCCTCGACCTCGCCAGCGGCATGTTCATCAGCTTCGCCCACGTCGATAACCGGGACGAGGTAATCGTTCTGGGCTCCAACGTTGCAGAGCAGCTCTTCCAGAACCGTGACCCGGTCGGCGACTACGTCCGCGTAAACGCTCGCAGGTTCAGGGTGATAGGTGTTCTTGAAAGCCAGGGCGGCAGCGGGTTCGGCACGTTCGACACCCAGGTGTTGATACCCATAACCACCGCGTACTACCGGCTCAGCGGAGACCGAACGTCGACCGGCGACATCTCGGTGAGCCTCATCAACGTCCAGGTTAGAAGCGTCGACGAGGTCGACCGCAGCATCGAGGAAGCGAGCGGCGTGCTACGACTGCGCCACCGCATAACCGGCGAGGACGACTTCACCGTCATCAGCCAGCAGAGCACGATCGAGACGCTGGAGGAGACGACTAACACGCTCGTCGTCTTCCTCGGCGTGATCGCAGGCATCTCCCTGCTCGTGGGCGGCATCGGCATCATGAACATAATGCTGGTGTCGGTCACCGAACGCACCCGCGAGATCGGCATCCGCAAGGCGATGGGCGCAAAGCGGAGCGACATCCTCTTCCAGTTCGTTGCCGAAGCGACTGTCCTGAGTATCGGAGGCGGCCTTCTCGGAGCGGCGCTCGGCTTTGGCATGACCAACCTTGTCGACGGACGCTCCTTGGGAAGTCAGACCTTCTCAACGAGCTTCAGTCTCGAATTCGCCATCCTAGCCCTCGCCGTGTCCGCCGGAATCGGCCTCTTCTTCGGCATCTACCCAGCCGCCAGAGCGTCCGGCCTCCACCCAATAGACGCCCTGAGATACGAATAACCCGAATTCGTAGGTAAGCATAATGTTCAGCCTTGGAACTAATTCAACTGATCCCCTCTCCCTCAGGGCTGATAGGGGTAGGTATTTACTAACCGTCATTCCCGCGAAAGCGGGAATCTAGGGGCTGGGGGTGTCCTTCGACAAGCTCAGAGCCTGCACCGGGCTTGATCCGGTGACGAACGAATTGCTGGTTTACAAACCCCCTCTCCCTTGACGGGAGAGGGCTGGGGTGAGGGTGAAAACCTCGATTACCAACCTCCATTGGCTCCCTCAGAGTGAGGCTGGCAGTGGCCTCAACACCATCCCCCCACAGAAAGCGAGAATCAATTGAAAGCAAAGCTGAGCATCTTCGCAGGGATGGTGATACTCCTACTTCTCCTCGCGTGCGGGTCCTCCGAGCAGGAAGTAAGCCCCACCACCGCACAGGTCGCGGACGTGTCTCAGTTCCCAACCCCCACGCGCTCCCAGGCCGAGCCGCAACCCACCTCTCCACCGGCAGTCGCCCAGGTGCAGACGAGCCAGGACGCTGGCGGCTCCAACGACGAGCAGCCACCAA is part of the Dehalococcoidia bacterium genome and encodes:
- a CDS encoding PhzF family phenazine biosynthesis protein gives rise to the protein MNLSQDIYQVDAFTKTPFAGNPAAVCVLAEPASEQWMQDVAREMNLSETAFLVGSDDGYQLRWFTPLVEVYLCGHATLASAHVLWETGEANREGTLRFHTKSGLLSAKRDGDWMELDFPATPVSQCEPPAGLLEAFNESAVFVGKSIFDYLVELSTEAEVRAAAPNMGTLAQVDTRGVMVTSRSDSPECDFVSRFFAPATGVDEDPVTGSAHCALGPYWMERLGKAELAARQVSARGGELRVRVDGDRVRIAGQAVTVMRATLV
- a CDS encoding VOC family protein translates to MHRLPSGDETLNQSNIVPGMRYRDAHAAIDWLCDVLGFERHLVVPDGTGGVAHAQLTLGSGMIMLGSERENDEGAVVAPTPTGDLTQSAYIVVEDIEVSYQRVKDAGANIVMELEEQSYGGSLFAVRDPEGQLWNVGSYDPWAEHEGD
- a CDS encoding SRPBCC domain-containing protein; the protein is MNFDFESHLGATERSVSLLERDGRPASAVTISRSLTATVDDLWDAVTNGDRIPRWAMPISGELELGGRYQLEGNAGGVITECEPLSRISVTWEFAGDVSWVELRFSDGESGSPQLSVTHTAHLSPHWDEYGPGAVGVGWELALAGLALHLEHPNEPKPDEMEFVTSPDGKAFITGSSQAWGQAAVAAGTDPGAATAAVRSTTAFYTGETA
- a CDS encoding amino acid ABC transporter substrate-binding protein — protein: MRSYLAIISVALFTAILAVACTQAGDDAGESRLALVEDRGKVVCATLDDTPGFGFLDENGNHLGFDIDLCRAVAAATLGDANAVELRTIDAAERGPVMQAGEVDLLVFVTTWTSSRDAAWGDFVPTIFYDGQGFLVPTRLGVPSASELGGASVCTVSGTTSELNMEDFFRQNQMEYSPVIFENFDLALDAYTNSSCDVLTTDRSTLAALRTSLPAPSEHVILPEIISEEPLTPLVPHGDSQWFDIVKTTMAILIQGEALGVNSGNVSELAAGNNVKVKRLLGTEGAWGQSDLGLETTVAQTSYPRSATTARSTNAI
- a CDS encoding CehA/McbA family metallohydrolase, with the protein product MEDQTWFRGNLHTHTTESDGDAEPEVVAAWYKDHGYDFLVLSEHNHLFLLDYGSGRDSSSCPLMIPGEEVTIPTDHSDVIPVHLGAIGIDRLVEPVYGDDVAATLQLNIDAIRDAGGISCINHPSWKWAFDHEAILKTHGASLMEVFNAANDCNNFPMPVPGFLSPTEIWDNVLSAGMPIFGVASDDSHHYHDFALDKDNPGRGWVMVESEALETDALVEVMADGRFYSSTGVFLAELQSSADEVSLKVRQRKDSLFLTRFIGRDGTVHDERMGNEVAYPPPATRATSAPT
- a CDS encoding efflux RND transporter periplasmic adaptor subunit, translating into MTALSKVLESLRSWKLWVGVVVLVAVAGGGYYGYGVWTDSSAEEEDGQTQLVPVTRGDLVNDVSVTGTLTYTTRETLTFAQQGTVSDVIVSEGDIVSAGDPLAVLDAETVANLEKAIAQARVDVRAAEDALEDARSPYTAVQIAQAKSDEVDARQALQDAQEELSDLGVVAADQLAQARLDILNAQADLETAIENKATLATPTNEDVVRAKADVTAARVALQDAEDALDTLLNPDSDEIGDRIAELQSDIDSAEQTLVTERLDLEAAERNAEDRIQPVAEDLDTGQADYNDLFVKWLGMSPAPDLGESPEAIFAAHDIDLETVFEGPRTEEMQQQFFRGELSDDPETPWDELIVMSWVALYLGEILVDCESDDSVPNRYCVTGEFDDAYEAIVELTDDLQTVEAEESEKIWDATVALSNAEDTLKLRQQDLEDYLAEIDEELDSLEIESAQAAVVTAEVDLLDAETALAELMQPAELDIGLTDREIELAQAMLADAEEALAALLEDPDPIDLLVKQAAVNLALESLAEAESTLEEYNTIDQLDIELRQAEVVAAQASLETAVVNLESATLRAPFDGIVVVLNIESGQQVNANTEAVEIADPSVVEVSGSVDEIDVLFLQEGARAAVNLEALGTQTLPGTVSSIATVGTSQQGVVTYPVTIRVESSANNQLPEGLSATAQVVIREQTDSLLIPLQALYGSVQAPIVRVVNGDSTVDRQVSLGISDDFWIVVEDGLAEGEFISMEVVGSSTSQFGGIGATFRAVGGFGGPGGRGGGGPPRN
- a CDS encoding ABC transporter permease, whose product is MSPLQTIRTAIASLEANKLRAGLALLGIVIGVTAVITLMSIGRGATQQITGIIQGLGTNLLFVQPEGDDAQLTLGDADALVDPLFAPTVVAAAPEIRSFATLAAGRDNTSAQVVGVTPEYLGARGLDLASGMFISFAHVDNRDEVIVLGSNVAEQLFQNRDPVGDYVRVNARRFRVIGVLESQGGSGFGTFDTQVLIPITTAYYRLSGDRTSTGDISVSLINVQVRSVDEVDRSIEEASGVLRLRHRITGEDDFTVISQQSTIETLEETTNTLVVFLGVIAGISLLVGGIGIMNIMLVSVTERTREIGIRKAMGAKRSDILFQFVAEATVLSIGGGLLGAALGFGMTNLVDGRSLGSQTFSTSFSLEFAILALAVSAGIGLFFGIYPAARASGLHPIDALRYE